The following proteins are encoded in a genomic region of Dioscorea cayenensis subsp. rotundata cultivar TDr96_F1 unplaced genomic scaffold, TDr96_F1_v2_PseudoChromosome.rev07_lg8_w22 25.fasta BLBR01000149.1, whole genome shotgun sequence:
- the LOC120253666 gene encoding disease resistance RPP8-like protein 3: MADAAVGFVVRKLGELLAQEAINLYGVSDQVEWLERELGRMQCFLKDADAKKNKGDERVKNWVKEMRDLAFEVEDIVDTFMYFKLRRPERDGCIGFIERFVFIFHELVSRHKVHVDVEGIKTKLQELSRSREVYGISNIGTTSQSRSQNVIPILPQLSDDIDMVGFDDEKKKIVQELVDMNNANRSVISMVGMGGLGKTTLAKSVYNDLEVKRSFDIFAWVIISQEYTIHEVLKRIKSEVSATPLADTIQDLSVAISEKLKKGKYLIVLDDVWKEDAWTELLKVFPDVNNGSRVIITTRFLNIAKIADPTIQPHELRLLNIKESKELFLRKVFPRQNTETCCSDELLDSAHQLVKRCGGLPLALVVLGGLVSTKPQTKDAWHKVVESMKRQFVKGGDKCLEILALSYNDLPHYLKSCFLYFGCFGEDMNIPSKTVIRLWSAEGFLPTENGKTIEESGFDCLVELAQRCLIQVTEHEYDDGVKYCQIHDLLRDMCISEAKDNRFLEIYQNDTVDRATMQNAARRLIIFNEIKTLNYYNSKLRGLFYSLGSYQRLDFTALNGQLGKFKLLRVLYVNKLVISEFPSEIKSLIHLRYLELHVGRLKEVPSWIGDLRNLQTFIIHGFSEKIPDSLWTIANLRHVYLEGTSTDVPLNMGNDVPKNLQTLVGLNAGPWIENTLPKLTNLCELSINEVPNKHVDALASSLQKLGRLASFSIINYPYSRNAIRLDNIITAFSNQHCLKKLYLKGCLKSEQLPDNDEFPQQLVELHLSYVGLKQDPMATLEKLTRLKHLRLDRAYRGEKMKCSATGFPQLLSFRISCLDKLEKWKIEENAMPCLKSLGIYDCSRLKMIPEGLKNVPLRQLKLSDMPEEFKTRMKENTGEDWYKIQHVPNISIKNENWGECSAECFLKDADAKKNKGDGERVKGWVTDMRDLAFEAEDIIDTFMYFKLRRQQKQPGCNGFIKRFVFIFDELVSRHNVHVDVKGIKSKLHELSDSRALYDISNIGTTSQSRSPGEIPILPQLSDDIDMIGFDDEKNMIVQELVDINNANRSVISIVGIGSLGKTTLAKSIYNDDEVKRSFGIFAWVIISQQYTIHEILKRISMNFSLFWCRFQRGHDYRCKTLLGSWSAYDFLPVKNGKTTEEVGLDCLEDLAQRCMVQITGREYDDSANYCRIHDVLRDMCIREAKENRYFEIYKNNDTVDYVTMSNAARRLVVYNEIDILNYSNSMLRGLFYGGEGFSNHLAFSALKGHLGRFKYLRVLILNAPDMSEFPSEIKSLLHLRYLQLHVLRLKEVPSWIGHLCNLQTFILHGGDLEKISDSLWTIGNLRHVQLPKSLADPNMGNNIPKNLQTLEGVKAGSWIENTLPNLTNLCKLEICNVSNYHADALSSSLQKLCRLASFSITNNPYGNEIPSDNIITAFSNQHCLRNLYIYGSLNRKQLPHNDVFPQQLVSLHLACSKLEQDPMATLEQLPCLKYLRLGVDSYTGKQMICSATGFPQLLSLEIEYLKELEEWKIEEKAMSCLKSLKIRGCKRLKMIPEGLKNVPLDQLILEHMPEEFVSRIKENTGEDWYKTRHVPNISIFL, translated from the exons ATGGCTGATGCTGCAGTGGGTTTTGTAGTCCGGAAACTTGGTGAACTTTTAGCTCAAGAAGCCATCAATTTGTATGGAGTGAGTGATCAAGTGGAGTGGTTGGAACGAGAACTGGGGAGAATGCAGTGCTTCTTAAAGGATGCAGATGCAAAGAAGAACAAGGGTGATGAGAGGGTCAAGAACTGGGTCAAAGAGATGAGAGACCTTGCTTTTGAAGTTGAGGACATCGTTGACACTTTCATGTATTTCAAGCTCCGAAGACCAGAGAGGGATGGTTGCATCGGCTTCATTGAGAG gtttgtatttatatttcatGAATTGGTCAGTAGACACAAGGTTCATGTGGATGTTGAAGGGATAAAAACTAAGTTGCAGGAGCTATCTCGAAGTAGAGAAGTATATGGCATTTCTAATATTGGTACAACAAGTCAGTCCAGAAGTCAAAATGTGATCCCTATATTGCCTCAACTGAGTGATGACATTGATATGGTTGGctttgatgatgagaagaaaaagattgtCCAAGAGTTGGTTGACATGAACAATGCAAATCGGTCAGTGATCTCTATGGTGGGTATGGGTGGTTTGGGAAAGACCACTCTTGCTAAATCTGTTTATAATGATCTTGAAGTCAAGAGAAGTTTTGATATATTTGCATGGGTAATCATATCTCAAGAATATACCATCCATGAGGTTTTAAAGAGAATCAAATCAGAAGTTTCAGCAACTCCATTAGCTGACACAATCCAAGACCTCTCGGTTGCTATTTctgaaaaattgaagaaaggCAAGTACTTGATCgttcttgatgatgtttggaaAGAAGATGCATGGACTGAATTACTAAAGGTCTTTCCAGATGTTAATAATGGAAGCAGAGTTATTATCACCACTCGCTTCTTAAATATTGCTAAGATTGCAGATCCTACCATCCAACCTCATGAATTGcgtttgttaaatataaaagagaGCAAGGAATTGTTTCTTCGCAAGGTCTTCCCAAGACAAAATACTGAAACATGTTGTTCTGACGAGTTACTTGATTCTGCTCATCAGCTTGTTAAAAGGTGTGGGGGTCTACCACTAGCACTAGTAGTTCTTGGAGGTCTTGTCTCAACTAAGCCACAAACTAAAGATGCATGGCATAAAGTTGTTGAGAGCATGAAAAGGCAATTTGTGAAAGGTGGAGATAAGTGTTTGGAAATACTTGCATTGAGTTATAATGATTTGCCACATTATTtgaaatcatgttttctttattttggttgctTCGGAGAGGACATGAATATTCCTTCAAAAACAGTAATTAGATTGTGGTCAGCAGAAGGTTTCTTACCAACAGAAAATGGTAAAACCATAGAAGAATCTGGATTTGATTGTCTGGTGGAGTTGGCACAACGATGTTTAATTCAAGTTACCGAGCATGAATATGATGATGGTGTAAAATATTGTCAAATCCATGATCTCTTGCGTGACATGTGCATTTCAGAAGCCAAAGATAACAGATTTCTTGAAATCTACCAGAATGACACTGTTGATCGTGCGACAATGCAAAATGCAGCCCGACGACTGATCATATTTAATGAGATTAAGACTCTAAACTATTATAACTCAAAGTTGCGGGGTCTATTCTACAGCCTTGGATCTTATCAACGTCTGGATTTCACAGCTCTGAATGGACAGCTtggcaaatttaaattattaagagTGCTTTATGTGAATAAGTTGGTTATATCAGAATTCCCAAGTgaaatcaaatcattaattcatttaagATATCTTGAGTTGCATGTTGGGCGTTTGAAGGAAGTTCCATCATGGATTGGTGATCTCCGCAATCTCCAAACTTTTATTATACATGGATTTTCTGAAAAGATACCAGATTCACTCTGGACAATTGCTAATCTCAGGCATGTTTATCTAGAAGGTACATCAACTGATGTTCCTCTAAATATGGGAAATGATGTACCAAAGAATTTGCAGACTTTAGTTGGGTTAAATGCTGGACCATGGATAGAGAATACACTTCCAAAGCTCACAAACCTATGTGAATTGAGCATTAATGAAGTCCCTAATAAGCATGTGGATGCCCTAGCTTCATCACTCCAGAAATTGGGTCGTCTTGCCTCCttttctataattaattatcCTTATAGTAGAAATGCAATTCGTTTGGACAACATCATTACAGCCTTTTCCAATCAACACTGCCTCAAGAAATtgtatcttaaaggatgtttgaAAAGTGAACAGCTTCCAGATAATGATGAATTTCCTCAACAACTAGTGGAACTACATCTGTCATATGTTGGATTGAAGCAAGACCCAATGGCAACACTAGAGAAGCTGACACGTCTCAAACATTTACGACTCGATCGTGCATATAGAGGCGAAAAGATGAAATGTTCGGCAACAGGTTTCCCACAACTGTTATCCTTCAGAATTTCGTGTCTTGATAAACTTGAGAAGTGGAAGATTGAGGAGAACGCAATGCCCTGCCTCAAGTCTTTGGGGATCTACGATTGTAGTAGGTTGAAGATGATTCCAGAAGGACTGAAGAATGTGCCACTTCGTCAATTGAAATTATCAGATATGCCTGAAGAATTTAAAACTAGGATGAAGGAGAATACAGGAGAAGACTGGTACAAGATACAACATGTGCCCAACATCtccattaaa AACGAGAACTGGGGAGAATGCAGTGCTGAGTGCTTCTTAAAGGATGCAGATGCAAAGAAGAACAAGGGTGATGGTGAGAGGGTCAAGGGCTGGGTCACAGACATGAGAGACCTTGCTTTTGAAGCTGAGGACATTATTGacacattcatgtatttcaAGCTCCGAAGACAACAGAAGCAGCCTGGTTGTAATGGTTTCATCAAGAG gtttgtatttatatttgatgaatTGGTCAGTAGACACAATGTTCATGTGGATGTTAAGGGGATAAAATCTAAGTTGCACGAGTTATCTGATAGTAGAGCACTATATGACATTTCTAATATTGGTACGACTAGTCAGTCTAGAAGTCCAGGTGAGATCCCTATATTGCCTCAACTAAGTGATGACATTGATATGATTGGctttgatgatgagaagaataTGATTGTGCAAGAGTTGGTTGACATAAACAATGCAAATCGGTCAGTGATCTCTATTGTGGGTATAGGTAGTCTGGGAAAGACCACACTTGCTAAATCCATTTATAATGATGATGAAGTCAAGAGAAGTTTTGGTATATTTGCATGGGTAATCATATCTCAACAATATACTATCCATGAGATTTTGAAGAGAATCTCAATGAA CTTTTCTCTATTTTGGTGCCGCTTCCAAAGAGGACATGATTATCGATGCAAAACATTACTGGGATCGTGGTCAGCGTACGATTTCTTACCAGTGAAAAATGGTAAAACCACAGAAGAAGTTGGATTAGATTGTCTGGAGGATTTGGCACAAAGATGCATGGTCCAAATTACTGGTCGCGAATATGATGACAGTGCAAACTATTGCCGAATCCATGATGTCTTGCGTGATATGTGCATTAGGGAAGCCAAAGAGAATCGATATTTTGAAATCTACAAGAATAATGACACTGTAGATTATGTGACAATGTCAAATGCAGCCCGACGACTAGTCGTATATAATGAGATTGACATTCTAAACTATTCTAACTCAATGTTGCGGGGTCTATTCTACGGTGGCGAAGGATTTAGTAATCATCTGGCTTTCAGTGCTTTGAAAGGACATCTTGgcagatttaaatatttaagagtGCTTATTTTGAATGCTCCGGATATGTCAGAATTTCCAAGTGAAATCAAATCATTACTTCATTTAAGATATCTTCAGTTGCATGTTCTCCGTCTGAAGGAAGTTCCATCATGGATTGGTCATCTCTGCAATCTCCAGACTTTTATTCTACATGGTGGAGATTTAGAAAAGATATCTGATTCACTTTGGACAATTGGCAATCTCAGGCATGTCCAACTACCAAAATCATTGGCTGATCCAAATATGGGAAATAATATACCAAAGAATTTGCAGACTTTAGAAGGGGTAAAAGCTGGATCATGGATAGAGAATACACTTCCAAATCTCACAAACCTATGCAAATTGGAGATATGCAACGTCTCTAATTATCATGCCGATGCCCTATCTTCATCACTCCAGAAATTGTGTCGTCTTGCCTCCTTTTCTATAACTAATAATCCTTATGGAAATGAAATTCCTTCGGACAACATCATTACAGCCTTTTCCAATCAACACTGCCTCAGGAATTTGTATATCTATGGAAGTTTGAACCGCAAACAACTTCCACACAATGATGTGTTTCCTCAACAACTAGTGTCACTACATCTAGCCTGTTCTAAATTGGAGCAAGACCCAATGGCAACACTAGAGCAGCTGCCATGTCTCAAATATCTTAGACTTGGAGTAGATTCATATACAGGCAAACAGATGATATGTTCGGCAACAGGTTTCCCTCAACTGTTATCCTTGGAAATTGAGTATCTTAAGGAACTTGAGGAGTGGAAGATAGAGGAGAAGGCAATGTCATGCCTCAAGTCTTTGAAGATCCGAGGATGTAAAAGATTGAAGATGATTCCAGAAGGACTGAAGAATGTGCCACTTGATCAATTGATATTGGAACATATGCCTGAAGAATTCGTGTCTAGGATTAAGGAGAATACCGGAGAAGACTGGTACAAGACACGACATGTGCCCAACAtctccatttttttataa